The following coding sequences lie in one Erwinia amylovora genomic window:
- the pqqE gene encoding pyrroloquinoline quinone biosynthesis protein PqqE encodes MNPAESPIKPPLWLLAELTYRCPLQCPYCSNPLDFARQEKELTTAQWIDVFKQARAMGAVQIGFSGGEPLVRNDLPELIRSARDLGFYTNLITSGIGLTQKKIDAFAEAGLDHIQISFQASDETLNAALAGSTKAFQQKLEMARAVKAHGYPMVLNFVLHRHNIDQLDRIIELCIELEADDVELATCQFYGWAQLNREGLLPTRDQLARAEAVVHHYREKMAASGNLANLLFVTPDYYEERPKGCMGGWGAIFLSVTPEGMALPCHSARQLPIPFPSVLEHSLQDIWFNSFGFNRYRGFDWMPEPCRSCDEKEKDFGGCRCQAFMLTGNADNADPVCSKSEHHGTILAAREQANCSHIQVNQLRFRNRANSQRVNAQLIFKG; translated from the coding sequence GGAAAAAGAGCTGACGACTGCCCAGTGGATCGACGTCTTTAAGCAGGCGCGGGCGATGGGCGCGGTACAGATTGGCTTTTCGGGTGGCGAACCGCTGGTGCGTAACGATCTGCCCGAGCTGATCCGCAGCGCGCGCGATCTCGGTTTCTATACCAACCTGATTACCTCCGGGATCGGCCTGACGCAGAAGAAGATCGACGCCTTCGCCGAAGCGGGACTGGATCATATTCAGATCAGCTTCCAGGCCAGCGATGAAACCCTGAATGCGGCGCTGGCCGGATCGACAAAGGCATTTCAACAAAAGCTGGAGATGGCGCGTGCGGTTAAAGCGCACGGCTATCCAATGGTGCTGAATTTTGTGCTGCATCGCCACAATATCGACCAGCTTGACCGCATTATCGAGCTGTGCATCGAACTGGAAGCCGATGATGTCGAGCTGGCAACCTGCCAGTTTTACGGCTGGGCGCAGCTCAACCGCGAGGGACTGCTGCCTACCCGCGACCAGCTGGCACGCGCCGAGGCGGTGGTGCACCACTACCGCGAGAAGATGGCCGCCAGCGGTAATCTGGCCAATCTGCTGTTCGTCACCCCGGACTATTATGAAGAGCGGCCTAAGGGCTGCATGGGCGGCTGGGGCGCGATCTTCCTCAGCGTCACGCCGGAAGGCATGGCGCTGCCCTGTCACAGCGCCCGCCAGCTACCGATACCTTTCCCGTCGGTGCTGGAGCACAGCCTGCAGGATATCTGGTTTAACTCGTTTGGCTTTAACCGTTATCGCGGCTTTGACTGGATGCCGGAGCCATGTCGATCCTGTGATGAAAAAGAGAAAGACTTCGGCGGCTGCCGCTGCCAGGCGTTTATGCTGACCGGCAACGCTGATAACGCCGACCCGGTATGCAGCAAGTCAGAACATCACGGCACCATCCTTGCCGCGCGTGAACAGGCCAACTGCAGCCACATTCAGGTGAACCAGCTACGGTTCCGTAATCGCGCAAACTCCCAGCGGGTTAACGCCCAGCTGATCTTCAAGGGCTGA